The Methanosphaera sp. WGK6 genomic interval TTGTAATAGCAGATAAATTACCCATATTTGCACTAACAAAAAAAGAAGATATGGAACCAATATTTAATGAACAACTAAAAAGATGTGGAGTAGACTACTTCGATTACTACTTAGTACATAATGTAAGTAGAGCATCCGAAAAAGGATTTGTAGATATTGATTCATTTGAATTTGTAGAACAAAAGAAGGCTGAAGGAAAAGTAAAAAATATTGGATTTTCATTACATGATGATGCAGAATATATGGAAAAAGTACTAGAAAATCATCCAGATATAGACTTCGTACAATTACAATTAAACTACCTTGACTGGGAAAGTCCACAGATAGAATCAAGAAAAATATACGAAGTAGCTAAAAAATATGACATACCTGTTGTAGTTATGGAAGCATTAAAAGGTGGATTTCTTGCAAATATACCAGAAGAAGCAGATGAACTAATCAAAGAATACGACTATAACACAGATAAAATAGAGCTAGCACTAAAATTTTTAGCAAACCTAGATAATGTTTTCATGATACTAAGTGGAGCAAGTACTATTGAACAAATGAATGAAAACATAAATTACATGGAAAATATGACTCCAATGAAAGATGAGGAATACACACTTCTTGAACAAGTATCCAAAATAATACAAAATGATATCACAGTATCATGTACTCAATGTAAGTATTGTGTAGAAGAATGTCCAGTAAAAATTAACATACCTGAAATATTTGATTTATATAATAAAGAGAAAAAATTAGAATATCAAGGATACACTGCAATAGGAAACTACATTATAAACTATGCAAAGGAAGGTCATCCAATGGCAAGTGCATGTATTGAATGTGGAGCATGTATACCTAAATGTCCTCAACACATTGACATACCCACAGTAATGAAATATGCTAAAACAACTATTGAAAAACCATTATATGGCTTCTAAGATAATGTATATATAATATAAAAATAAAATATTTATATATATAATATTTAGGAAAAAATAAAAGGTGATAACATGGATAAAG includes:
- a CDS encoding aldo/keto reductase; its protein translation is MKKMGFGMMRLPLTNKEDPTKIDQKQVNKMVDAFMENGYTYFDTAYPYHNGASEVALKKAVVERYPRDSFVIADKLPIFALTKKEDMEPIFNEQLKRCGVDYFDYYLVHNVSRASEKGFVDIDSFEFVEQKKAEGKVKNIGFSLHDDAEYMEKVLENHPDIDFVQLQLNYLDWESPQIESRKIYEVAKKYDIPVVVMEALKGGFLANIPEEADELIKEYDYNTDKIELALKFLANLDNVFMILSGASTIEQMNENINYMENMTPMKDEEYTLLEQVSKIIQNDITVSCTQCKYCVEECPVKINIPEIFDLYNKEKKLEYQGYTAIGNYIINYAKEGHPMASACIECGACIPKCPQHIDIPTVMKYAKTTIEKPLYGF